Proteins from one Setaria italica strain Yugu1 chromosome V, Setaria_italica_v2.0, whole genome shotgun sequence genomic window:
- the LOC101753132 gene encoding uncharacterized protein LOC101753132: MANAEEFCESEVLWPEAPHDAGDAPPSCSSSPAPPRRSGTPARGGAPDGTPRRSGSRPVDIPRPARSAALRSGGDDDDEDGGRNGTMVPPHVLVSRRRPEGGAAFALRSGPGRARELSHLRNSVLRMTGFIEG; the protein is encoded by the coding sequence ATGGCGAATGCCGAGGAGTTCTGCGAGTCCGAGGTGCTGTGGCCAGAGGCGCcccacgacgccggcgacgcgccGCCTAGCTGCAGctcgtcgcccgcgccgccgcggcggtccgGGACGCCGGCTCGGGGAGGAGCCCCCGACGGAACGCCGCGGCGCTCGGGCTCGCGGCCGGTGGACATTCCTAGGCCCGCGCGCTCGGCGGCCCTccggagcggcggcgacgacgacgacgaggacggcggccggaaCGGCACGATGGTGCCGCCGCACGTGCTGgtctcgcggcggcggccggagggggGGGCGGCGTTCGCGCTGCGGTCGGGACCGGGCCGGGCGCGCGAGCTCAGCCACCTGCGCAACTCCGTGCTGCGGATGACCGGCTTCATCGAAGGATGA